Proteins encoded together in one Telopea speciosissima isolate NSW1024214 ecotype Mountain lineage chromosome 6, Tspe_v1, whole genome shotgun sequence window:
- the LOC122666081 gene encoding uncharacterized protein LOC122666081 codes for MIAKNSVFYLIFLTDTDKLAIYCRAAASNISSKPGLGYTDKRIIKTAQSIAEPQASDAIILDLPDENLPSEFTGPRSQVPKDVNVTSNQLYLDSIKTGTQWGKKTSFMGLSSLSDSASCISTDGERESSEVQNIHKQIVHIGELPSFDLGI; via the exons ATGATTGCAAAAAATTCTGTCTTCTATCTAATATTTCTCACTGATACTGACAAACTGGCCATTTATTGCAGAGCAGCAGCATCCAACATTTCGTCCAAGCCCGGTTTGGGGTACACTGATAAGAGAATAATCAAAACAGCTCAATCCATTGCAGAGCCTCAAGCTTCAGATGCTATTATACTGGATTTGCCTGATGAGAACCTACCATCAG AATTCACTGGCCCTAGAAGTCAAGTCCCCAAGGATGTCAATGTTACCTCGAACCAG CTTTATCTGGACAGCATCAAGACCGGCACCCAATGGGGTAAGAAAACTTCTTTTATGGGCTTGTCAAGTTTGAGTGATTCAGCCTCGTGCATCTCAACTGATGGTGAAAGAGAGAGTTCTGAGGTTCAGAACATACATAAGCAAATTGTGCACATTGGTGAGCTCCCAAGTTTTGATCTCGGAATTTAA
- the LOC122664798 gene encoding uncharacterized protein LOC122664798 isoform X2: MAAAEARAAWQRMANRCFVQEDAKRAPKLACCPSSSSSSKPESDMGPGDYPNEQDHPLAGFMPLNWNPSYSNLPPDTKWWLQLQPNFAYQKDFTYEQLNALEAESEVFRAGEVNKTSKLDESHPLSEDDFVHINSNNSGSYLDPMGQVPATCMMHDTESKMHQPKTVNINKTHDQVEHKDMEYKHGSEGLDSWDPSLFSRPSKKLCPDLGSPWMGAEKTEPWWRTVDKDDLASLVALKSLEHIENCDLPRPQMMHVSRGPFTCFESFDHGSIFSSSLDHKDNIGLSNPIDYSQGSRTSGSVGGNQVEYCESGHSIYCSERLHSSNGHTETNEEPTEPCHLSNSDSSKAQLLEALCHSQTRAREAEKAAQRAYIEKEHIIKLFFRQASHLFAYKQWFQLLQLEAFCLQLKNKDQPISTLFPVVLPWMPYKGRQLKKRRHKAVERKRGAPKCHISKYAVAFAVGIGLASAGLLLGWTMGWLLPTL; this comes from the exons ATGGCTGCAGCAGAAGCAAGGGCTGCTTGGCAGCGCATGGCTAACCGCTGTTTTGTCCAAGAAGATGCCAAGAGAGCCCCAAAGTTAGCTTGCtgtccatcatcttcttcatcttccaaaCCAGAGTCTGATATGGGACCTGGTGATTATCCAAATGAGCAAGATCATCCCTTAGCAGGTTTTATGCCTCTTAACTGGAACCCCTCATATTCTAATCTACCACCTGACACAAAATGGTGGCTTCAGTTGCAACCCAATTTTGCATACCAGAAGGATTTCACATATGAGCAGTTAAATGCTTTGGAGGCTGAATCGGAAGTGTTTAGAGCTGGGGAGGTAAATAAgacctccaaacttgatgagAGTCACCCACTCAGTGAAGATGACTTTGTCCACATTAATAGCAACAATTCTGGATCTTATTTGGACCCAATGGGTCAGGTGCCTGCCACCTGTATGATGCATGATACAGAATCCAAAATGCACCAGCCAAAGACTGTGAACATTAACAAAACACACGACCAAGTTGAGCATAAAGACATGGAGTACAAGCATGGATCTGAGGGGTTAGATAGCTGGGATCCGAGCTTATtctcaaggccatccaagaagCTTTGCCCTGACTTGGGGTCCCCTTGGATGGGAGCTGAGAAGACTGAGCCATGGTGGCGCACTGTGGATAAAGACGATTTAGCTTCTTTGGTTGCACTAAAATCACTGGAGCATATTGAAAATTGCGATCTTCCTCGGCCCCAGATGATGCATGTTAGCCGAGGCCCATTTACTTGTTTTGAAAGTTTTGACCATGGAAGCATTTTCTCATCATCTTTAGATCATAAGGATAACATTGGTCTCTCCAACCCAATTGATTATTCACAAGGTAGTCGCACTTCAGGAAGTGTCGGTGGAAATCAAGTTGAATATTGTGAATCAGGCCATTCAATCTATTGTTCAGAAAGACTCCACAG CTCCAATGGCCACACTGAAACCAATGAAGAACCGACAGAACCTTGCCACCTCTCTAATAGTGATTCAAGTAAGGCTCAACTGTTGGAAGCACTTTGCCATTCCCAAACCCGGGCAAGGGAAGCTGAGAAGGCAGCCCAACGGGCATACATCGAGAAGGAACACATAATCAAGCTCTTCTTCAGACAAGCCTCACACCTATTCGCATATAAGCAGTGGTTCCAACTATTGCAACTGGAGGCCTTTTGCCTTCAGCTTAAGAACAAGGACCAACCAATTTCCACTCTCTTTCCAGTGGTCCTACCATGGATGCCATACAAAGGTAGGCAACTGAAGAAACGTCGACATAAGGCTGTGGAGCGGAAACGAGGTGCACCGAAATGCCACATCAGTAAGTATGCTGTTGCTTTTGCAGTGGGCATAGGTCTTGCTAGTGCTGGTTTGCTCCTTGGCTGGACCATGGGATGGTTACTACCTACATTGTAG
- the LOC122664798 gene encoding uncharacterized protein LOC122664798 isoform X1, protein MAAAEARAAWQRMANRCFVQEDAKRAPKLACCPSSSSSSKPESDMGPGDYPNEQDHPLAGFMPLNWNPSYSNLPPDTKWWLQLQPNFAYQKDFTYEQLNALEAESEVFRAGEVNKTSKLDESHPLSEDDFVHINSNNSGSYLDPMGQVPATCMMHDTESKMHQPKTVNINKTHDQVEHKDMEYKHGSEGLDSWDPSLFSRPSKKLCPDLGSPWMGAEKTEPWWRTVDKDDLASLVALKSLEHIENCDLPRPQMMHVSRGPFTCFESFDHGSIFSSSLDHKDNIGLSNPIDYSQGSRTSGSVGGNQVEYCESGHSIYCSERLHSSSNGHTETNEEPTEPCHLSNSDSSKAQLLEALCHSQTRAREAEKAAQRAYIEKEHIIKLFFRQASHLFAYKQWFQLLQLEAFCLQLKNKDQPISTLFPVVLPWMPYKGRQLKKRRHKAVERKRGAPKCHISKYAVAFAVGIGLASAGLLLGWTMGWLLPTL, encoded by the exons ATGGCTGCAGCAGAAGCAAGGGCTGCTTGGCAGCGCATGGCTAACCGCTGTTTTGTCCAAGAAGATGCCAAGAGAGCCCCAAAGTTAGCTTGCtgtccatcatcttcttcatcttccaaaCCAGAGTCTGATATGGGACCTGGTGATTATCCAAATGAGCAAGATCATCCCTTAGCAGGTTTTATGCCTCTTAACTGGAACCCCTCATATTCTAATCTACCACCTGACACAAAATGGTGGCTTCAGTTGCAACCCAATTTTGCATACCAGAAGGATTTCACATATGAGCAGTTAAATGCTTTGGAGGCTGAATCGGAAGTGTTTAGAGCTGGGGAGGTAAATAAgacctccaaacttgatgagAGTCACCCACTCAGTGAAGATGACTTTGTCCACATTAATAGCAACAATTCTGGATCTTATTTGGACCCAATGGGTCAGGTGCCTGCCACCTGTATGATGCATGATACAGAATCCAAAATGCACCAGCCAAAGACTGTGAACATTAACAAAACACACGACCAAGTTGAGCATAAAGACATGGAGTACAAGCATGGATCTGAGGGGTTAGATAGCTGGGATCCGAGCTTATtctcaaggccatccaagaagCTTTGCCCTGACTTGGGGTCCCCTTGGATGGGAGCTGAGAAGACTGAGCCATGGTGGCGCACTGTGGATAAAGACGATTTAGCTTCTTTGGTTGCACTAAAATCACTGGAGCATATTGAAAATTGCGATCTTCCTCGGCCCCAGATGATGCATGTTAGCCGAGGCCCATTTACTTGTTTTGAAAGTTTTGACCATGGAAGCATTTTCTCATCATCTTTAGATCATAAGGATAACATTGGTCTCTCCAACCCAATTGATTATTCACAAGGTAGTCGCACTTCAGGAAGTGTCGGTGGAAATCAAGTTGAATATTGTGAATCAGGCCATTCAATCTATTGTTCAGAAAGACTCCACAG CAGCTCCAATGGCCACACTGAAACCAATGAAGAACCGACAGAACCTTGCCACCTCTCTAATAGTGATTCAAGTAAGGCTCAACTGTTGGAAGCACTTTGCCATTCCCAAACCCGGGCAAGGGAAGCTGAGAAGGCAGCCCAACGGGCATACATCGAGAAGGAACACATAATCAAGCTCTTCTTCAGACAAGCCTCACACCTATTCGCATATAAGCAGTGGTTCCAACTATTGCAACTGGAGGCCTTTTGCCTTCAGCTTAAGAACAAGGACCAACCAATTTCCACTCTCTTTCCAGTGGTCCTACCATGGATGCCATACAAAGGTAGGCAACTGAAGAAACGTCGACATAAGGCTGTGGAGCGGAAACGAGGTGCACCGAAATGCCACATCAGTAAGTATGCTGTTGCTTTTGCAGTGGGCATAGGTCTTGCTAGTGCTGGTTTGCTCCTTGGCTGGACCATGGGATGGTTACTACCTACATTGTAG